The stretch of DNA CCGAGGGACTCCAAGGGGTCCCCACCCACTTGGAAAAAAGGCTCGGAAGCCGGAGAGAAGAGCAGGGCACGGGCCCCGACGTGTTTTCCCACTGTATACTCCAGCACGGCAGAAGTGCAGGGAATAAAGTGCCTTTTCCCGAGGGGCGTCCCAGAATTGGTCTGCCCCAGCCGCCTCCCTCCCAGCGCCGCTCCTTGCCAAGCCCGGCGAGCTGCAGAGCAACATTTGGAGGTGGCGGGCCGAGCCCCAGGCTCTGGCTCAACTTTTCCCCGGGCTGACGGCCTGAACGCTTAAATAGAAATTATCCGAGGAAAAACTGAGCGCTGGGCTCAGGATGGGGCCCAACAAAAACACCCCGCGGGGCTGCAGCCGAGAGCCTCCTGGCGGGgcacctcctgctctcagcGCACTACGGCGAGGCTGAAATGCCCCCGGGATGTCCCAAATCCCCCTGCATCCCGAAAAATCACTCTGGGGCCGTGGAGCCGGGACGTTTGTAGGACCAGCCCTTTGCGCAGCTGCATTTACGACCCGCTACTTGCCGTCCTGCAGCCGTCCCGGCTCCATCcccgcctgccccagccctgagccgccgccagctccccagcactgccaccggccctccctgccctccctctgcTCCGTGCCCCCCCGGCGGCTCGCAGCAGCCCCATCTCCTCCCACAGCGCGCCCCGAGGAGACTCGAAAGAGGGAACGTGGCCTACTTTGAGGAGCAAAGTGGGTTATTTTTAAGGCTGGTGGTTTTActccctgctgccaggaaaTACCCGCTTCCTGGGGTCACGAGAGGACAGGCAGCAACCTGGAAGACGCCAGTGCTGAGCGTGCTTCTGGGggggcaggctgtgctggcagcaaaTCCCCCAAGAGCACCACCCAGTGCAGAGCCACCAAGGCGCTGAGGGACGGTGTCCTTTGGCCACGGTGCCACCTCCTGCACCCCGAGCAGCCCGCCTGGGGCCGAGGATCCTGGTTGTGGGTGCCCACCAGGCTCTGCGGGGCACCAGGGAGCTTCCAGCCtccggggcaggggctggggcagcgggcagggcgAGGAGGTCTGTCGCAGCCCGGTTACCCGGGCTGGGTTTCAGACACCTATTGAAAGGCGAAAAAACACCAAGCCAAACAGGTTTCTTTCAACACCACCCAGGGCAGATCGGCTCGGGTGGCTCTGGGAACCTCCCATGCAGGCGCAGGGATTTAAGGAAGGGGAGGCTCCATTCCTGGCCGGGCTCCATCCCTGCTCCTGGGCCCCAGCACCCTTCAGAGCCAaacccagcaccctggggtgcccgGAGCCCTCCGTGCCCAATTTCGGCAGCccgtgccagcagcctgcaggacgGGAGCTCCCCAGGCCCTGGCAAGCGAAGGATGGCGAGACGGGGACCTGGCCACCAGCCCCGGGTGCACAAAGCCTCCCCCGGGCAGCTGCGGCAGCGCTCCACCCCGGCTGCGCATTGAAATTCAAGACAGATCCAGCCTGACCCGCGCCTCCACACCCAGCGGCtcgcaggcaggcaggcaggcagtgaCGGAGGGACGAGCTCCTGCAAAAACAACCCGCCCAAAGACACTGAAATCCAGGGATGCGCCCCGGGACGAGCCCCGCCGCCCCATCGGAGGGGACCACCAGCACTGGGGGGACAGGGAGCTCTGGCCAACCCTCCTTGCCACTAAATACGGTCAATGGCACCGTGGCCAAGGTGCTGCCAACCCCAGTAACACCTCGGGGTGGCTGTAGGAGAGCGCCGAGCGCCAGCTCTTGCTCCCCGCCCGGAGGAGCGCCGCTGGCGGCTGGTGCCGCGCCGGGGTCACATCCCCAAGTATTTGAGGAACGCGGCGATGACGAGGAGCACGCCGCGTGCTGCCCGGTCTTGCTCCCTGCGCGCTGCCAAAACCCGTCCTCACCGGCCGGGCGGGTTCCGCATCCGCCGCCGTGCCGCCCGCGGGCACCGGGGCATCGCCGCCTGCACCGCGCCCTGCGAGGCTGAGCGGGACGGAGGCGGCTGTCCCTgcggctgctgcctgccccgtgTCCGACCTGCAGGCTGCGGTGTCCCCGAGCTCGAGCCGCCTCACGGTTCCCTGGCTGCCTCATGGGGACGGCAGGGGACAGTTCTGGGGCCACACTGTCCTTCCCGGGGGGACTGGGaccggggatggggacggggtgggatggggacagagccACCGTAGGATGGGGACCGGGTGTAAGAGGGTAAGGTGGAGACAGGGAAGGATGGGGATGGAgtaggatggggatggggacggatAGCACCAGGGAAGGACGGGGAGAAGgcggggtggggatggggaggaatggggacagggcaggatAGGGATGGGATGGGAACGGGACAGGACAGGATGGAGATGTGGAGGGATTACCCAGGGTGGAATGGGGACGGGACAaactggggcagccccaggcggGGATGTGGGAGGAAGCACGTCTGCACCACGGCGTGCCCATCCCCGTGGGGAGGGACGGGGGGGCTCTGGCAGGGCCTCACgcctcccgctgcccccccaGCGCCGCCGCTCTCCCCGCGCTGCCCCGCCGGCCCGCGCGCTGGGGCTAATTTTAACCCTGGAGCGGGGCCAGGCCGGCCCCGACTTCCCTCGGCGTGATTTATCCCAGCcacttcccttcctcctgccagccccgctCCAGGGGGACGCGCGGGAGGGATGCTCCACGCCGTGCCCCCTCCATGGAGCCCTTCCTGGAGCGGCTCCGCTTCCCTCAAAACCTCCCAGGGATCGGGGGGAGGTTTCTACTGACGGTTTTATTGAAAACGCTGTgggctggtttgttttttttgtgtttcttttttttttatatatatatatatccctttTTCTAGTCAACAGCAGTGCTTGAGAAAAGAGATTTCCGTTCGCTTCTGTGTCTATTTAAAAATCGgtaaaaatgctgcagaaacgGTTGcgaaaaatggaaaatattgaaaatatctCATGaccccaaaagaaaacaaaaatttctcttccaaataAAGACCTTTCCCCTCAGAAAAACTCTCAGTGTGCAAAATGTCGACCGCTTTGATTCCTCCTCCCGGCGAGCCGGGATGCGCCCACCTCTCTGCTCCGGGAGGAcgggtttgtgtttttttttttttttggaaaagctAAAAACGGCTGGGCAGAGCTACCAGCACCGCCACGCCGCTGTCCGTGTGTCTCGTGGGAAACACCCGCGTCCCCCCTGGACCCGCTGCGCGGTGGCACGGCACCGCAGCCCGCCTGGGGGAGACCCCCCAGGTATTTGGTCACTAGCGTCATGAGTTCCCACTCGTCCTCAGCCCCCCTGAACAGAGAAGCTCTGCAAGGCCGTGGAGAGAAAACTGCGTGGTTTCGGAGGGGCAGCAAGCAGGCACGTCGGGGGGGCGTCAGAGGTTGTCGTACATGCGCAGCGtcttctccagctgctggctgacGCGCTGGTAGAAGATGATCTGCTGCTTCAGGTAGGACTGCATCATCCTCTTGAAGTCGGCCACGCGCCGCTCGTGGAAGTGGTTCATCTCGGCCTGCAGGGCGAAGCCCACCACGCGGCAGCGCTTGCGGATCCCGTCCGCCTCCTCCTGGTCCATGCGGCCCTCGTCGCTCATCCGCTGGCTCTCCTTCACCTTCGCGAAGGCGCCTGGCGAGGCAGGGCAGAGTGAGAGCTGGCGCGGACCTGCGGCATCCCCTAAGGGGATCGGGGATGCCTTTGGGGTCCCCcggcccctccagccccagctcccgaGAGCCCCGAGCTGCTTCCCACCAGGAGCAGCTCTCCACGGGGCGAGCAGCGTGCTCAGGCGGTTCCTCAGCACACGCAACCCTTGCACCGGTGCCGCTGCCAGCTGATAACAGCCCTGCCTtggagctggcagctggggagagCTCCCGAAAGAAACTTTGCTACAAAGTGCAGTTTGGGCTGATAGCtgcatggggcagccctggtGGGAGCTGGAGAGCCGGGCAGGACATTGCTGACTGCAGCATCCTTGGGACGGAGAATGCCCGAGCCACGGCCGATGCTCCGACACCAGatttccccctccttccttttatttttatagctcgGTTTCGAAAGAATCCTGCCTGGCTCTGGCCCTGCattcctccccctccttagCACAGAGGCTGTTTGCCTGAAAACAGGATCTGGCCTCCAGCGGTGGCTGGGAATTCGTTCCCTCTCCCTGCCGGCAGCGGGGACCTGGGGTCGGGGAGCTGCCACTGCccccagaggaggaggaggaggaggaggaggaggaggagcccAGAGGAAGCAAAGGTTGGAGGCCAAATCCTGCCTTCCGCTCTGCCCACGCGGCCTCGCTTCCGGACGGGATCCAGCCCGCGGTGGTAAACAAAGTGAGGAGAGGAGCGCAAGGAAGCGGCCAGGGCTGCTCCTTCACGCCGTCCCCTGGGGACGTGGAGCCACGCGGGGGCTCCGGGGAAAAGCCCctgtccccaaagccaccaGCCAGCACGgatgtcccctccctgccgTGTCCTGGGAGGGGTGCATGGACTTCGGCCCCGCTCCCACACCCAGCCCGGGTGTGCGTCACACCCGGCCAGGGCACGGGGACACGGCCGGCAGGGATTTATCCACCCTGcacagggtgctgagcaccctgggCAGCCGGGTGCTGGACCCAGCCATCCTCTTCTCTGACATGCGGGGATGTAGTCACAAAGACTTTGACCCTGGTTGTCCCCAGGAGGTCGAAAAACTGAGCCTGGacccagcagcacctccaggggTTGGGAAGTGCTGCCACGTGTGATGGTCCCGATGCCCTTCCTCATCATCATCCCCATCCTAATGGTCATCGTCATCCCCANNNNNNNNNNccccagccccagccccattcctgtccctgcacagcacagggctgcacCCTGGTCCCGCTCCCCGTGTGGGGGCATCATGCAGGACATCCCCCGCCCTAAGGGAGAAGAAGCCACCCCCGGGAGAGCCCCCGTACCTTTCTGGAGGTGGATGATGTCCGGGAAGTTGGAGAGGAGCCCCTGGTACAAAGAGAGAGTGTCCAGCATGAGGAACAGGTCGTTCTTGGGCTGCTCGGCGAACATCTCCCCCACGGTCTCGTAGGTCTTGCCCGTGTGGGAGATGGCGTTGTTGAGGGCGTCGGAGCTGTAGGGGGGGTCCATGTGGAAGGAGTGGCTGATGGCTTGGAAAGCGTTGCCCAACTTCTGGAACTCCTTCCTGAAGCCCCCCACGTGCTTGCGCACCAGCTCCGAGGCCACGTTGGTGAGCTGCAGGACGCTGTCGTCCATCTTCTTGCTGAAGGCCTTGAAGGCGTCCACGCGGTCCTCCACGTCCTGCAGGTCCTGGTGCTCCGTGGGGATCTGGATGGTGAGGAGGAAGCTGGCGCCCACCATCTCGTCCTTCTCCGCCCGCCGCTTGCCCAGCTTCCACTGCTTCTCGTCGCGGCAGCAGAGGAAGTGCTGGAAGCCCTCGTACTGCGAGAGGACGGGGTGGCTGGTCATATGGTCCATCCAGAGGATCAGGCGCCGCTTGCGCTTCTCGATGAAGTCCTCCTCGAAGCGCCCGGTGGCCTGCTTCTCGGGCAGGTGGGGCACCGAGATGACGGTGAACTTGTGCAGCAGGCGGTTGTAGAGCCAGTCGAAGTGCTTGTAGCGCCGGTAGACGGGCGAGTTGATGTTGCTGGGGGTCAGCTTGTAGGAGATGTAGCTCTTGATGCCCTTGAACTTGGTCTGCTTGGTGGGGTCCTCCACGGAGCAGATGAAGGGGTGGGGGTTGGCCCTCCACTGGGGGCCCCGCGACCCCATCTCGATGCTGTACGCCTCGGCGATCTTGGACATGAGGGGCACGTCGCCCAAGATGAAGGCTTCCACCCCCGAGCGGACGAAGCAGGAGAAGCGGTTGAGGTTCCTCCCCACCACGCTGCCCCTCTTGGAGGAGCTCAAGCTGTCCTGCCTCTCCAGCGCCGGCTTGGCCCGGTAGCCGGCGGGCTGGTGGCCGTAGGGCGGcgcggggggctgcaggccgGGCGAGGGGTGCCCGTTGGCGCCCGGCGGGCCGCGGGGCTCCTCCACCACCGTGCAGGCATCGTCCCAGTCATCCCAGTCGTCGTCATCGTCGTCCTCAAAGCTGCCCTGGTAGGAGACGCCCGGCGGAGAGGCGTAGAAGGCCGAGCCGTGCCCGGGGGAgctgccggggctgccggggcccTCGGTGTAGCCGGAGCCTGCTCGGGAGCGAAGGATCTCCACGTAGGAGGCCGGGAAGAGGCCGGTCTCGCCGCGGCTGTTggtgccctgcagccagccgtCCAGCGAGTCCTCGCTGAAGATGACGAGCTCCTCGTTCTCCTGGATGCTGATCTCCTCCCTGTTCTCGCTCTGGAAGTTGTAGAGCGCTCGGGCTCTCAGCGCCAtggccggggccggcggggcggtggggggggggggaggcggagGACGGCCTCAAGCGGAGCCCCCGCGGCCGAAGAGCCGAGGCCGGTGCTGGGGGGAACGGCGGCGGAACGCGAGCGGGAGCCGCTTCAGGGCTCGACGCCCCGCTGGCGGCACGGCGCCCCGCTGCCGGGCACCATCCCCCGGGGGGGCGGCCGCCGGGCTCTGCATCCACCGGGggggctcggcacggcccggcacggctcggaaccacccggcacggcccggcccggctcagCACCGCCCGGCACCGCTCAGCACCAaacggcccggcccggcccggcaccgctcagcccctctcctccccgccacccccccagctgcctcccccGCCGCAGGCAGCCCGGGGGGGCTTTCCGCCAGCCGGCAGCGGCCTTTTTTTGGGTTGTTTCGCCTTGTTTTGCtcagtttggtttttttttccttgctttttttttttttttttgcttttgcttgcccccccccttttcccagcctcccccccccacccccgtcTCTCCGTTCCCGCAAACCTGCAGCGGGACGGAGCGGGCGGCGGGTGCCGGTGCGGGTCCCGCTGCgggtcccggtgccggtgccgctccccggtgccggtgccgggctggccccgccgcccccccccccccccccggtgacGCACGGCCCCGCCGGGCTCCCCGCGCCGCCCTCCGCCgccctctgcaggcagcacccgccccgggggggggggacaccgggccgccctcccccctccctccccgcacccccctctccccagtaacccccctcccgccgccgcccgggACCCCCAAATCCTCTCCCCCCCTCCACTTccaccgccccccccctccgggGGACCGGCGGGGGTGGAGTCCTCCAAGCGGGCAGGGGGCGCTGTGCGGAGGTTGGCGCCGCTCTAGCCGCGGCGTCTCGGTGGGC from Oxyura jamaicensis isolate SHBP4307 breed ruddy duck chromosome 10, BPBGC_Ojam_1.0, whole genome shotgun sequence encodes:
- the SNX33 gene encoding sorting nexin-33, yielding MALRARALYNFQSENREEISIQENEELVIFSEDSLDGWLQGTNSRGETGLFPASYVEILRSRAGSGYTEGPGSPGSSPGHGSAFYASPPGVSYQGSFEDDDDDDWDDWDDACTVVEEPRGPPGANGHPSPGLQPPAPPYGHQPAGYRAKPALERQDSLSSSKRGSVVGRNLNRFSCFVRSGVEAFILGDVPLMSKIAEAYSIEMGSRGPQWRANPHPFICSVEDPTKQTKFKGIKSYISYKLTPSNINSPVYRRYKHFDWLYNRLLHKFTVISVPHLPEKQATGRFEEDFIEKRKRRLILWMDHMTSHPVLSQYEGFQHFLCCRDEKQWKLGKRRAEKDEMVGASFLLTIQIPTEHQDLQDVEDRVDAFKAFSKKMDDSVLQLTNVASELVRKHVGGFRKEFQKLGNAFQAISHSFHMDPPYSSDALNNAISHTGKTYETVGEMFAEQPKNDLFLMLDTLSLYQGLLSNFPDIIHLQKGAFAKVKESQRMSDEGRMDQEEADGIRKRCRVVGFALQAEMNHFHERRVADFKRMMQSYLKQQIIFYQRVSQQLEKTLRMYDNL